ATAGGCTAATAATAGCATCCAAAAAATCTTGATTAGATATGTTTTCCAAATTTTGCTTAGTTCCATTAAAATCAATCCTTAGATTTGAAAATAAATTTTTATTCTGAATAAAATCATTCATTGAATTCAATGATGGCAAGAATTCACTTAAACTTTCAAAAGTGAAAAATTTGTTTTTTGATAAAGCTTTTTTTATCAAATGTGGGCTATATTTATTTATTTCTTGTATATAAAAAGTTTTAATTTCTGTCTTAACTATGCCATTTTCTTTTTTTTCTTCAAAAGCTGTTTCTTCTTTTACTCTTCCTGTGACTAAAGAAAAGGTTATATTTTTTTTAGAAACACCTAATTCATCAATGTTGCATATTTTTGAAAAATCAACTTCATATTTGTCATTTGCATAAATGTTTCCATATTTATATAACGATTCTTGCTTAAATTTATCCTTTAATTTAAGTTTTTTCTTAACAGTATCTCCTTCATCCAACCAACCTTGGCTTTTTAGTGTTTGTGTTATTTCTGAGATATATCTTGATTTTTCTCCAGGATGACAATGATAATGAACTTCTTCTAATATTCTTAAATCATTATCTAAATCACTATCAAATTTTCTCTTATCTTTTTGCATTTCTTTAAAATTAAATGGGCAATATCTTGCACCCCTCCCGATTAATTGTGCTTCTTGAATCGTAGTTTTTCCCGGTTTTCTCTTATTGGTTCCTCCCATTGTTTGACCAGTATATAACCTTACAATATCAAATAAATTTAAAACATCCCATCCTTCTGTTAATTTATTAACTGTGAAAATCACCCTTATATTATTACCTTCATTTTCTAAAGAATTTAAAACATCCTGCTGATTTAATATTTCAACAACATCCTTTTCTTTTATTGTTTTTTTATCTAAATCTTCTTCGTTTGTTAGAAGACTTTTTTCTTTAGAAAAAGATTTTTTTAGAAGTGATATCAATTGATTATCTGAGATATTCTCTCTTTTGAAAAAAGAAAATATTGTCTTTATTAATTCATTATTGCTTCTATTCTCTTTAATTTTTTTAATGTCTTCGTTATTTAGATTATTAATAATTTCTCTAAATTCGAAAAAATTGTTTTTACTTTCTTCAATTGTATTTTTCGATTTAAATAATATTACAGGTTTAAAATTTGTCAAATCTTTTATTTTGCTTTTGATTGCTACTTGCCTTCTATATTCATTTAAAATTATTGCCTGCAATATCCTTTCCTTTTTGTTAAAATCACTTTCTAATAATTTTATCTCTTTTGAGTAACCATTTTTTCTAAATTCTTCTAAATCATAACGATATAATATTTTATCCTTATATTTATTGCGAACATATTGATTATCTATTTCTACTGTTGCAGTAAATTCTAAAAGAAGATTTCTTGAATTTTTATTTAACGCCTTAATAACGGTTCCTTCCCAGTTTTCTTTTTCTTCATCTTCCTGTGTTTTTGTGGATACATTTAAATGATGTGCTTCATCAGCAATAAAAACCGTTTTATTATTTTCAAAATCTTCAAAAGTTAATGAATTTTCTTTTAATGTACATAAATCTCCATGAAATTTTTGGA
This DNA window, taken from Candidatus Woesearchaeota archaeon, encodes the following:
- a CDS encoding DEAD/DEAH box helicase family protein, with amino-acid sequence MVENKVLYETYNILSEEGILEEKYPEMPQEIRENINPKFNLRKYQKEAFRRFFYYYEKDEKWPKHILFNMATGSGKTLIMAGLILNLYKKGYRNFVFFVNSKNIIEKTKKNFLDDLNEKYLFGQNIEVDNEKVKIKETNDLVATSSKNINIFFTTIQKFHGDLCTLKENSLTFEDFENNKTVFIADEAHHLNVSTKTQEDEEKENWEGTVIKALNKNSRNLLLEFTATVEIDNQYVRNKYKDKILYRYDLEEFRKNGYSKEIKLLESDFNKKERILQAIILNEYRRQVAIKSKIKDLTNFKPVILFKSKNTIEESKNNFFEFREIINNLNNEDIKKIKENRSNNELIKTIFSFFKRENISDNQLISLLKKSFSKEKSLLTNEEDLDKKTIKEKDVVEILNQQDVLNSLENEGNNIRVIFTVNKLTEGWDVLNLFDIVRLYTGQTMGGTNKRKPGKTTIQEAQLIGRGARYCPFNFKEMQKDKRKFDSDLDNDLRILEEVHYHCHPGEKSRYISEITQTLKSQGWLDEGDTVKKKLKLKDKFKQESLYKYGNIYANDKYEVDFSKICNIDELGVSKKNITFSLVTGRVKEETAFEEKKENGIVKTEIKTFYIQEINKYSPHLIKKALSKNKFFTFESLSEFLPSLNSMNDFIQNKNLFSNLRIDFNGTKQNLENISNQDFLDAIISLLNQLEEEIKQNSSIYKGSHKFYPKYKIKETIREKTLEIKKGSSREQGQEEFLKDKDWYVFESNFGTPEEKSLVEFMDTKIRQLSKTHKNIFLIRNEREVKLYDFKKGRVFEPDFILFLTENNTKKEVGYQIFVEPKGEGFKEKDAWKEEFLLDMRKKFKIEGLDSYYENKDFKIIGLPFYNQNDPNVFGDRMEEDLKIQK